In Episyrphus balteatus chromosome 4, idEpiBalt1.1, whole genome shotgun sequence, the sequence gctcagctcactttactttagctcacccaacagctcagctcaaccatcagctcagctgactttcagctcagctcaaatgagctgagctatggtacatagctcaaaagtcagctagctcaaaatttgagctgagctgtgagctgagctcagctcacttttgagctttgtagcaactctgcaagttccatattgctactactagtgctgaagcacacacaattctcataaaataaccatatcgcacattttatgctcaattcatttagtttcgttaagcgtataccgtacgttctgaaccgcacaacatgtgtaaatttcacagaataaattgaaaactacatggacgcaaggaggatgaaagaattaaattattgttcacttgataaaaatgtaaaaaaatgatgtgtggattaattaatttaataatagaaattaaaaatatcaaatgaaattcatttacataatactgaatcagaagtataacttcagtcgcgtgtacatgtgtacacacactctttttttcactttttttttttaaattaaaaatgcagttttattgcaattattGCTTTAGATATTACGTGTGCAAAgcttaatcaaaatcgttagagccgtttttgagttatttggtataacttaaaaaaaaaattatggggggtacactttctaagtgagatataaaataaaacaactttcagaattctataaaaatcaataaatgcaGCTTTATGATATTTCAAGGGCTTCTCTTGGCATGGAGCTTCTCTGGgcacaagaatacaaaaaatgttcattttgaaaaaaaaaaaaaaattaaaaatctcaaaaagtTTTGGTAATATTTTTGTGCCCGGCAAGGCATAAGACgcgttaaaattaaaacaaaatctggtACACCCTagtgaaacaattttcttaaatttgggAAATTATGAGTTTTGTGATAttgggaaattaaaattttagttttagcgCTAAAATTGACGATAGGTATGCcacattatttgaaaaatgtaaaatctttcttagtcaaaaaacgtaacagttttgattaaaatttgtgtatGTAGGTAGTTTCACACATAGatgcttttaaatttaaaaaaaaatgtatttcattattaatggtacctatCTGTATTTTCAATTCTGAATTTCcgataaaatacatttttgggttttttaataaaataaaaataaaagaaaaattgaaaagggtctgatttttttaaaacttgactTTTCCttatcaattatttattttgaatggcatagatttttttttttggaaaaaaagttaatttaattaGTATACTTCTTTACttgtaatttaaaataaaatattttttaacaattcttattaaattaataaaatcaaaattatttcgtGTAACCTAGTCGTAAATTGGTTTTTTGttcgaatatttttcataatgtttTACAATTTGGAAACGAAAACTCAAATCaacaattacacggtgtaacactcaaaatatacgcgggcggagacctatcaggttttgtagagctagtcgcactgaatacgaaacggtatttgaaaatcccctaacacccccaaaatctggagttacgggcaaaaaacggttttttggaccttcacccattgaaaaaattctagcttcgacaattttttacccattcgatttttttcgatttcaattttctcaaaaactagaagacatagaaacatatagttttcactgttcgataaggaatcaattgaggaaGTTttttgtgtgagtaatttttttactaaaattcacagtctggacaaaaatagtataaaatgagttttaaaaaaatttgtttcgcctactgttaactttaaaaatcaaatgttcaatttttcctttcggaaatggtatcatttattactgtaagtgttgccgttgtttaataattttttttattttgataatttttttttagaaaaatgcccctcccacctaaacggggagagatagactcccctcccaaagaaaaaaatgtttgtattgagctcctctacaaaaacccgttatcaaatcctggcgcccaagttatcctactacgtgccgaaacaacatttttgttttatacctaaaagttcgaatttctgtatctggattgaaatcgaaaatttttttttctaagccaatttataagtgattttcaaaacaaatacctcgattgattgggaaatagatatagttttagaatatatttttaaatagcatgttgttctgaaaacatatactttaaattgatgccaaaGTTGggaaaatgacgaaaaaaatggaatttttgaactttgacagcttataaattctaagtggtttaaccgagttacaagttctatacattgttgaaaaggtatatttatcttctatcagaaactgtcgaaaatgggtaaaaaattgtcgaagctagaattttttcaatgggtgaaattccaaaaaaccgttttttgcccgtaactccagattttgggggtgttaggggattttcaaataccgtttcgtattcagtgcgactagctctacaaaacctgataggtctccgcccgcgtatattttgaaacctcatttttgtaacaccgtgttatttaatcaattttgttgattgaaaattaggtcatttttttaaatgactttcttttaattcgaaaaacttatattttgctttaagtaaaattcaaaagctaacttgaaacaaaaacaacacacatTTTCACAACATGTTATCAAAATCAGATAGGTAATTATTTTATAGGCAAATaagaacacaaacaaaaaatagtttttacagTTTTCTCATCATTTTTGAGTAAGAAAATGATTCAAATAAGAGTTATATATGTTTTAATAATCTACAACTTtaatattatgattttttttctgtaagaaGGGTATTTTTGCGGAAGGGTATTTTTGCGAAACAATTATAGTTGCctttggaaaaatatttgtattaaaaaaaaaaaatacaatttatgttctaaaattaacttttttcactttttgggaAGGGTTTCCCGATTCAGTGGTTAATTGTAATCGTTTCAGTAAATTTCCTTTTTCTTGCAGATCGATGTTTCAAACCCCGAAGATGTGGAAAACTTGAAAGAAGAAGTTGAAAAATCCATTGGACCAGTTgatatattaataaataatgctGGTCTTATGCCATTAGCTTCTCTAAGAGAAGGTAGACCAGCTGATGTTAAACGAATTGTGGATGTTAACATAAATGCAAACTTTTGGGTAATTATTTctaatgaaaatacaaaaaaataattcttcaatgcaatttttttaaatagacaaTAAGAACATTTCTTCCAGGAATGATACAAAGGAAAATTGGCCATATTGTTCAAATCTCATCAATGTCAGGTAACTACTTGTCTCTTTGTTAAATCTACTCtaattgtttcataaattattcTAGCTCTTCATCCTATTCCCGGCGCTATTGTTTATACAGCCACTAAATATGCTGTAACAGGACTTATGTTGGCCCTAGAAGAGGAATTACGTCAAGAAGGATCTAAAAATAACATAGATTTCACCACAGTGCATCCTTATTTTGTATCGACACGATTAGACCTCATGAATTTACTCAACTTAAGGTGATATGATTTAAACTTCAACTTattcttttaaaacttttatcttTAGATTTCCAGCAATAACAGCCGAGTACACTGCCAAGGAGATCGTCAAAGGAATCATTCATAGAAAAAGACGCGTTGTCATCCCTCACTTTGATGTCTTTCTCACTGCACTACTCCCCAGCTTACCTTACATGGTACAATGGCTTGTCAGAGACCACATCCTGAGAGAACCCGAAACACGGATAGTCAAAGATCCCTTTGTTTATGTTTCTTAAGTACACAATGCAAAAGGGTTATAAAAACTTTGTATCGAAAATTGCCAGTACTAATTAAATTGCTCATTAATCAcaaatttcattttcttcttttttttcttgattattTGTCATTGTATTTTTGGAATTCAATTTAGCTAACAATCTGGTTTATTCGTTTCGAACTGATAAGCGAACCTGTTTTAATGATTTATCTTCTCtcaaactttgacatcttaaatgttgttggaaaaaaattccaatttcaaGCTCGTCGAGCAAATAGATTAGGCTGTTCGCAGTTGTATGTGAATGAAATCACATCAAACCATCTTGAACTCTTGTAACAAATATTTGTTCAAAGGatcaaaacttatattataCGACCGGAATGTCAAGTTTTGTCGCGAATAATTAATCATTTCGAAACGAAAGGAATATTggtcaacaaataaaatatataatagaAGAAAGTGTGCAAAGATAtcaatcattttgttttttttttttttttcatcctgcGAAACTCTTAAGACGCACATTCGCATCCATTCAGTGTGTATTCATGTGGCGAGACAAAACGGCTGCCAAAAGTAGTCCAACAATCATGGTTTACCCCATAAAAGAGGTTACAAATTAATTCCTTTTTGTGAAAATACACACCCTTTTTTTCTTCGTCTCCTTGGGGTTAGATAAATCCTTATAACCTAACAACAAGTTAAGGACCTGTATTTTGTGCAAAGAACACTTTTATTGCCGACTTctggtttttattatttgacgatgcgaattgaatacaaaattttaatgacTGAAAATACGATGTTGATATTTTTGGAGATTGCAAATTGATAAATTGTACACTATTGATTTTTGGACATATCCAAATGTTAGGTACCAATATTCTATATGAAATATAACTGATTGCATAAAATTGCTTCCTTGTTTTTAACAAACTCAGATGGCCTTTAAGCGAATATGTATTTCCTTAGAattgtatgtgttttttttgcaaGCATCATTGACCTTTTCGAATAACTATAAAGCCTTACAAATGCTTCTGTAgcttttttaaatcttaattgGAACACAGAGCCATTGTAAatctttacagaagcaaaattgttaattgggttttttttaaacaaaagagctgagcagcgaactttattgtttttcttgattttcttatatgtttttcttctaatgaactatctaatatttaaaaatatttgttaattttgataGATTGAAATAGATTAGATAGAACAAGATTATGTTCACAGacatgagttcacagtgaacatgTCTATCCAATTAGTATAcctacaaaatataaatttaatttgttaaagatttttgaaaaaaatccaa encodes:
- the LOC129918664 gene encoding uncharacterized oxidoreductase SSP0419-like codes for the protein MLNVHSAGKVPYLKASPLRQHSYFDRFKLVILVILDIVKVILIILVKILILPISVWLRNGPKNIYRKTALITGGANGIGKAVALELAECGCNIIIADIDKSASEKTLEVLQKYDIKSLSYSIDVSNPEDVENLKEEVEKSIGPVDILINNAGLMPLASLREGRPADVKRIVDVNINANFWTIRTFLPGMIQRKIGHIVQISSMSALHPIPGAIVYTATKYAVTGLMLALEEELRQEGSKNNIDFTTVHPYFVSTRLDLMNLLNLRFPAITAEYTAKEIVKGIIHRKRRVVIPHFDVFLTALLPSLPYMVQWLVRDHILREPETRIVKDPFVYVS